One window of Clostridiales bacterium genomic DNA carries:
- a CDS encoding MFS transporter produces MSFRANIKRVVAARFLARAGSEAAFFIGVWGKAAYELQASAAQLALVMLSLSIALIAGAAIGGVLVDRFGPRNVLIYAHIAFVPAALAIVLADSIPALAVLVGIWGFAGAPILTAGASFAPFIATSAEELKRANALIEGAGSAAFVIGPAIGALIATYANVDLVFYIDAGASIAAAIIVWSVSLAPHTRSKRTGGALAEMTQGMRITYSIASVRFYVLIGTAVWLGFGVFGALEPLFFRDVVGTGVETIGWMNSLLGLGFVVGAFVFDRLPTRSVTARGLTVAAGAIGTSAALYVLTPELAVIGTGAFLLGTVAGIFSPLQRTLIHRDTPREYLGRVIGASEVHHRAGELVPLAFAPLLAATFGVQATLIAGGVAIIVIAAAALIPAARIDRGLPPRAVELKSARVGTDEPFSPNP; encoded by the coding sequence ATGTCATTTCGCGCCAATATCAAACGCGTCGTCGCCGCGCGCTTCCTCGCCCGCGCCGGGAGCGAGGCCGCATTCTTCATCGGCGTGTGGGGAAAGGCCGCCTACGAGCTCCAGGCCTCCGCCGCCCAGCTCGCACTCGTGATGCTTAGTCTCAGCATCGCGCTCATCGCTGGCGCCGCGATCGGTGGTGTGCTCGTCGACCGATTCGGGCCGCGAAACGTGCTCATCTACGCGCACATCGCGTTCGTGCCCGCCGCTCTCGCGATCGTGCTCGCCGATTCAATCCCCGCCCTCGCCGTCCTGGTGGGCATCTGGGGGTTCGCCGGCGCCCCGATACTCACAGCCGGAGCATCGTTCGCGCCCTTCATCGCCACAAGTGCCGAAGAGCTCAAGCGGGCCAACGCGCTCATCGAAGGCGCAGGGTCCGCGGCATTCGTGATCGGTCCAGCGATCGGCGCCCTTATCGCGACGTACGCGAACGTCGATCTTGTCTTCTACATCGACGCCGGCGCTTCAATCGCCGCCGCGATCATCGTCTGGAGCGTCTCGCTCGCTCCGCACACCCGGTCCAAGCGAACCGGAGGCGCGCTGGCCGAGATGACCCAAGGGATGCGCATCACCTACTCGATCGCAAGCGTGCGCTTCTACGTACTCATCGGCACGGCGGTCTGGCTCGGTTTTGGCGTGTTCGGCGCCTTAGAACCGCTCTTCTTCAGAGATGTCGTAGGCACCGGGGTCGAGACCATCGGGTGGATGAACTCGCTGCTCGGTCTCGGGTTCGTCGTGGGCGCGTTCGTGTTCGACCGGCTCCCTACGAGATCGGTCACCGCTCGCGGACTCACAGTCGCGGCTGGCGCTATCGGGACGAGCGCGGCTCTCTACGTGCTCACCCCCGAACTCGCGGTGATCGGTACAGGAGCGTTCCTGCTCGGCACGGTAGCGGGCATCTTCTCGCCACTCCAGCGGACCCTCATCCACCGAGACACCCCGCGCGAGTATCTTGGTCGCGTCATAGGAGCTAGCGAAGTGCATCATCGCGCAGGCGAGCTTGTGCCACTCGCGTTCGCGCCACTGCTTGCCGCGACTTTTGGCGTGCAGGCAACGCTCATCGCCGGCGGTGTGGCGATCATCGTTATCGCCGCGGCGGCGCTCATCCCGGCCGCGCGAATCGACCGCGGGCTGCCCCCGCGCGCCGTCGAGCTGAAAAGCGCGCGGGTGGGCACCGACGAGCCGTTCTCACCCAACCCGTAA
- the ligA gene encoding NAD-dependent DNA ligase LigA — MPGAPAERNAAATRAAALREEIALHNHAYYVLDAPELSDAAYDALVRELGEIEAAYPDLITSDSPTQRVGAAPDSQFAPVAHAHRMYSLDNAMDLGELDSWLARVRDAVGERPCAYVCELKIDGSSLSLTYGDGVLVRAATRGDGRMGEDVTANVRTIRDVPLRLHAEAPGTIEVRGEVYLPIASFVRINEQNADAGLPPFANPRNAAAGAVRQKDPAVTAARDLATFIYHVADPRDLGLASQSEALGWLRTAGFHVNPDVIVCSTAEEVHEFCASAAQKRDALAYEIDGVVVKVNSFALQDELGYTAKAPRWAIAFKFPPEEKTTVLRDIRVQVGRTGALTPLAEFDPVTVSGSTIARATLHNADEIARKDVRIGDTIIVRKAGDVIPEVVGPVLGIRPQGAEPWRMPVRCPSCGDEAWRPEGEAVTRCVNVACPAQRLERLEHWAGRGAMDIDGMGAEIIARLVEHGHVADVSDFYLLDAQTLASLDMGREKKDGAPVTLGPIVADKLVRAIDISRERPLARVLFGLGIRHTGAALAEVIAAEFRTIDALIEAAQAAPLPAGRGVSVAAALASDPIARVDGVGPAIASSIRAFFGNPGNRALIERLRDRGVRLAETEGEPARPQTLAGLTFVLTGALERFTRDEAASALKGLGAKVSGSVSAKTSFVVAGADAGSKYDKAISLGVPVLDEAELVRVLETGELPGTDAGPARVSPALRVG, encoded by the coding sequence ATGCCCGGCGCGCCTGCCGAGCGAAACGCGGCGGCAACGCGGGCCGCGGCGTTGCGCGAAGAGATCGCGCTCCACAATCATGCCTACTACGTGCTCGACGCACCCGAGCTAAGCGACGCCGCCTACGACGCGCTCGTGCGCGAGCTAGGGGAGATTGAGGCCGCCTACCCTGACCTCATCACTTCCGACTCGCCCACCCAGCGGGTCGGCGCGGCGCCAGATTCGCAGTTCGCGCCGGTTGCCCACGCGCACCGCATGTACTCTCTCGACAACGCGATGGATCTCGGCGAGCTCGACTCGTGGCTCGCACGCGTGCGTGACGCGGTGGGTGAGCGGCCGTGCGCGTACGTGTGTGAGCTTAAGATCGACGGGTCCTCGCTCTCGCTCACGTACGGTGACGGGGTGCTTGTACGGGCGGCGACTCGCGGAGACGGGCGGATGGGCGAGGATGTGACCGCAAACGTGCGCACGATACGTGACGTGCCGCTTCGATTGCACGCCGAGGCACCCGGAACGATCGAGGTGCGCGGCGAGGTGTACCTTCCCATCGCGAGTTTCGTGAGAATCAACGAACAGAATGCTGACGCTGGGTTACCGCCTTTCGCCAATCCGCGCAACGCCGCAGCCGGTGCGGTGCGGCAGAAGGATCCAGCCGTGACCGCCGCACGCGACCTTGCGACATTCATCTATCACGTCGCAGACCCGCGCGACCTCGGACTCGCGTCGCAAAGTGAGGCGCTCGGCTGGTTGCGAACGGCCGGCTTTCACGTCAACCCCGATGTCATCGTGTGTTCGACCGCCGAGGAGGTCCACGAGTTTTGCGCTTCGGCGGCACAGAAGCGCGACGCGCTTGCGTACGAGATCGACGGCGTGGTCGTGAAGGTCAACTCATTCGCGCTGCAAGATGAGCTCGGCTACACCGCGAAGGCCCCCCGGTGGGCGATAGCGTTCAAGTTCCCGCCCGAGGAGAAGACCACCGTTTTGCGCGACATTCGCGTTCAGGTTGGACGCACGGGCGCTCTCACCCCCCTTGCCGAGTTTGACCCGGTCACGGTTTCTGGCTCGACTATCGCGCGCGCCACACTCCACAACGCCGATGAGATCGCGCGCAAGGACGTACGCATCGGCGATACGATCATCGTCCGCAAGGCAGGAGACGTCATCCCTGAGGTTGTCGGTCCGGTTCTGGGAATCCGGCCTCAGGGAGCGGAGCCGTGGCGGATGCCCGTCAGGTGCCCGTCGTGCGGGGATGAAGCGTGGCGCCCCGAGGGCGAGGCGGTAACTCGCTGTGTCAACGTCGCGTGTCCCGCGCAGCGCCTCGAGCGCCTTGAGCATTGGGCGGGCCGAGGAGCGATGGACATCGACGGCATGGGTGCCGAGATCATCGCGCGCCTCGTCGAACACGGCCACGTGGCGGACGTGAGCGATTTCTACCTGCTCGATGCACAGACGCTCGCTTCACTCGACATGGGGCGCGAGAAGAAGGACGGCGCGCCGGTCACGCTCGGCCCGATCGTGGCGGACAAACTCGTCCGGGCGATCGACATCTCTCGCGAGCGGCCACTTGCGCGTGTGCTGTTCGGTCTTGGCATCCGGCACACCGGTGCGGCTCTTGCCGAGGTGATCGCAGCCGAGTTCCGCACGATCGACGCGCTGATCGAGGCGGCGCAGGCCGCACCGCTCCCGGCGGGAAGGGGAGTGAGTGTCGCGGCCGCGCTCGCCTCGGATCCGATCGCGCGTGTCGATGGTGTGGGTCCCGCGATAGCTTCGAGCATACGGGCGTTTTTTGGCAATCCAGGGAACCGGGCTCTGATTGAGCGGCTCCGCGACCGAGGCGTGCGACTCGCCGAAACTGAGGGCGAACCCGCGAGGCCGCAGACACTCGCCGGACTGACGTTCGTGCTCACCGGCGCGCTCGAGCGATTCACGCGCGACGAGGCCGCTTCAGCGCTCAAGGGACTCGGAGCGAAGGTGTCGGGATCGGTGAGCGCAAAGACGTCGTTCGTGGTCGCCGGAGCCGATGCCGGGAGCAAGTACGACAAAGCCATCTCGCTCGGCGTGCCGGTACTTGACGAGGCTGAACTCGTGCGTGTGCTGGAGACAGGCGAGCTTCCCGGAACCGATGCCGGGCCGGCGAGGGTTAGTCCTGCCTTACGGGTTGGGTGA
- the gatA gene encoding Asp-tRNA(Asn)/Glu-tRNA(Gln) amidotransferase subunit GatA: MDLSRITANQIRDAIAGGVFTAREMADAALSRIDALDGDVHAFNQVTPELAYEAAARVDAAVASGAQVPPLAGVPVAFKDNMNLIGTRTTCSSRILQDYESVYDCTAARRLLDAGALPVGKCNMDEFAFGSSTENSAFGPTRNPWGLDRVPGGSSGGSAAAVAAGMATIALGSDTGGSIRQPGSLTGTVALKPTYGRVSRYGCVAFASSLDQIGPFARSVADAALALEVIAGADPMDATSVKRPVEEYTAMLGEGISGLRVGLATDLLDSEGCSDEVRTAIRQAAETFAALGAEVGEVELPTAAHALSAYYIIGPAEASSNLARFDGIRYGHRAQGAKDVSELYMRSRTEGFGPESLRRIMLGTYALSVGYYDAYYGQAQRARTLIKRDFADAFTSYDVLLTPTSPTVAFAIGEKSDDLVAMYLSDVYTIPVNLAGNCAISVPAGLSAKEGLPIGLQIIGDHFAEATVLRAAAAFEAATGFDPVPPLVREERLGVYLACAKRARPGGGAR, from the coding sequence ATCGATCTGTCACGCATCACCGCAAACCAGATACGCGACGCCATCGCGGGAGGCGTCTTCACCGCTCGCGAGATGGCAGACGCCGCCCTCTCCCGCATCGACGCTCTCGACGGCGATGTGCACGCGTTCAACCAGGTCACCCCTGAGCTTGCGTATGAAGCGGCGGCGCGCGTGGACGCCGCTGTCGCATCGGGAGCCCAGGTGCCCCCGCTCGCGGGCGTGCCGGTTGCCTTCAAGGACAACATGAATCTCATCGGGACCCGCACGACGTGCAGCTCACGTATCCTTCAAGACTACGAGAGCGTCTACGATTGCACAGCGGCCCGCCGTCTTCTAGACGCCGGCGCGCTGCCGGTGGGCAAGTGCAACATGGATGAGTTCGCGTTTGGTTCCTCAACTGAGAACTCGGCGTTTGGGCCTACCCGCAATCCGTGGGGGCTCGACCGCGTTCCGGGCGGCAGCTCGGGAGGTAGTGCGGCGGCGGTGGCTGCTGGGATGGCGACTATAGCTCTCGGCTCAGACACCGGCGGGTCGATCCGTCAGCCTGGATCGCTCACGGGCACGGTCGCGCTCAAGCCCACCTACGGCCGCGTCTCGCGCTACGGGTGCGTCGCGTTTGCCTCCTCGCTCGACCAGATCGGCCCGTTCGCGCGCTCGGTCGCCGACGCGGCGCTCGCTCTCGAGGTGATCGCGGGTGCCGATCCGATGGATGCGACGAGCGTGAAGCGCCCGGTTGAGGAGTACACCGCGATGCTTGGTGAGGGTATCTCGGGACTTCGCGTGGGCCTCGCGACAGACCTGCTCGACTCAGAGGGCTGTAGCGATGAGGTGCGAACCGCGATCCGTCAAGCCGCCGAAACGTTTGCAGCGCTCGGCGCGGAAGTCGGAGAGGTCGAGCTTCCCACTGCGGCGCACGCTCTCTCGGCGTACTACATTATCGGTCCCGCCGAGGCGAGTTCGAATCTCGCGCGTTTTGACGGCATCCGGTATGGGCACCGTGCTCAAGGCGCTAAGGACGTCTCTGAGCTCTACATGCGCTCGCGCACGGAGGGGTTTGGCCCGGAGTCTCTTCGCCGGATCATGCTTGGGACGTATGCGCTTTCAGTCGGGTACTACGATGCCTACTACGGTCAGGCGCAGCGGGCGCGCACGCTCATCAAGCGTGATTTCGCTGATGCGTTTACGAGCTACGATGTGCTGCTTACGCCAACGTCGCCCACCGTGGCCTTTGCGATAGGCGAGAAGAGCGACGACCTTGTCGCGATGTACCTCTCTGACGTCTACACGATTCCGGTGAATCTCGCGGGCAACTGCGCGATTAGCGTGCCAGCGGGGCTGAGCGCGAAAGAAGGGCTTCCGATCGGATTGCAGATCATCGGCGACCACTTTGCCGAGGCGACCGTATTACGGGCGGCGGCGGCGTTCGAGGCGGCCACCGGGTTTGACCCGGTGCCGCCGCTCGTCAGAGAGGAGCGACTGGGGGTGTATTTGGCGTGCGCAAAGCGAGCCAGACCGGGAGGTGGCGCTCGATAG
- a CDS encoding HAMP domain-containing histidine kinase, protein MRKASQTGRWRSIATRLTSGRLFYVALWTVMTGLALSALVAINGVYVSREIARERVVLERSAEYAASLIEFELDRLDENAVAVSQMRGFAVRTASYLEGDESIGPLLQDRIQAEVRARGYTCVQIIARDGTVLFVAGRPERCPDTEAKLLEAAFDSSEIVRSDVMMSEDELGPMRWAVPLVPQPGGEPVAVTLMNADLDPVVDAALALPGPWSSMDAEVIDAGVGLTDQPGGQVTGAALVAGTPWAIVMSVDRAQVLRSAAPLTIAGALAVLAVSVAFAQGLVILRRVAHQRDTEQHARNVLAQRIDAEERFVASMSHELRTPLNSIIGFARILESGSAGPVNEEQRTQLRHVSAAGKRLLALVNDLLDLSKARAGMTIPRAVQFSASDVITTVFDIVCPMSNEKGLHCAREVPEHAVDLYTDRDLLERILINIAGNAVKFTPEGGSVTMSVREPDPRHVEFAITDTGYGIPPDEMSRVMDEFFQGTSIPEAERASGTGLGLSISRRLVHILGGSIDIVSELGVGSTFTVRIPRQVPVPQRSYNGTGF, encoded by the coding sequence GTGCGCAAAGCGAGCCAGACCGGGAGGTGGCGCTCGATAGCCACGCGGTTGACTTCGGGCCGCTTGTTCTACGTCGCCCTATGGACGGTGATGACCGGCCTGGCACTCAGCGCGCTCGTTGCGATCAACGGTGTCTATGTGTCTCGCGAGATCGCGAGGGAACGGGTGGTGCTCGAGCGTTCCGCCGAATACGCCGCATCGCTCATCGAATTCGAACTCGACCGCCTCGATGAGAACGCGGTCGCGGTGTCCCAGATGCGAGGGTTCGCTGTCCGTACCGCGTCATATCTGGAGGGCGACGAGTCGATCGGCCCGCTTCTCCAGGACAGGATTCAGGCCGAGGTCCGGGCGCGCGGCTACACGTGCGTCCAGATCATCGCGCGCGACGGAACCGTATTGTTTGTAGCGGGCAGACCGGAGCGATGCCCTGATACCGAAGCCAAGCTCCTCGAGGCCGCATTCGATTCCTCCGAGATTGTCCGGAGCGACGTGATGATGAGCGAAGACGAGCTTGGTCCGATGCGGTGGGCGGTGCCTCTCGTACCGCAGCCCGGTGGGGAACCGGTCGCGGTGACGCTCATGAACGCCGACCTCGACCCGGTAGTCGATGCCGCGCTCGCACTACCAGGACCGTGGAGTTCTATGGACGCGGAGGTTATCGATGCCGGGGTCGGCCTCACAGACCAGCCCGGTGGGCAAGTGACTGGCGCCGCGCTTGTTGCCGGTACGCCGTGGGCGATCGTGATGTCGGTCGATCGCGCCCAGGTGCTACGTTCAGCGGCTCCGCTCACGATCGCGGGTGCTCTTGCGGTGCTTGCGGTAAGCGTGGCGTTTGCGCAAGGGCTTGTGATCCTGCGGCGAGTCGCTCATCAGCGTGACACCGAACAACACGCCAGGAACGTACTCGCCCAAAGGATCGACGCCGAGGAGCGCTTCGTCGCGAGCATGAGTCACGAGTTGCGCACTCCGCTCAACTCCATCATCGGATTCGCCCGGATACTGGAGTCAGGATCTGCCGGCCCGGTCAACGAAGAGCAGCGGACGCAGCTGCGTCACGTCTCTGCGGCAGGCAAGCGGTTACTCGCGCTCGTGAACGATCTTCTCGATCTGTCAAAGGCACGCGCAGGGATGACGATTCCCCGGGCGGTGCAGTTCTCCGCGTCCGACGTCATTACAACGGTGTTCGACATCGTGTGTCCTATGAGCAACGAAAAGGGGTTGCACTGCGCTCGTGAGGTGCCAGAGCACGCTGTGGATCTCTACACGGATCGGGATCTGCTTGAGAGAATCCTCATCAACATCGCCGGCAACGCGGTCAAGTTCACGCCGGAGGGCGGGAGCGTCACGATGAGCGTGCGGGAGCCGGATCCGCGACACGTGGAGTTCGCGATCACCGACACGGGATACGGTATCCCGCCTGACGAGATGAGTCGCGTGATGGACGAGTTCTTCCAGGGGACGTCGATCCCTGAGGCGGAGCGTGCCTCAGGAACCGGACTAGGGCTTTCGATCTCGCGCCGTCTTGTGCATATCCTGGGCGGGAGCATCGACATCGTGAGTGAACTCGGAGTGGGATCGACGTTCACGGTGCGGATACCAAGGCAGGTTCCTGTCCCGCAGCGGAGTTACAACGGGACCGGATTTTAG
- the gatC gene encoding Asp-tRNA(Asn)/Glu-tRNA(Gln) amidotransferase subunit GatC, whose protein sequence is MAISDEDVRHIGRLARLSLTEDQVEWLGHDLNSILDHIGTIQQLELSGVEPTAHALDVVNSTRDDVVRPGLDRDAALRNAPAEEGGAFVIPRIVGGGDDA, encoded by the coding sequence ATGGCGATTTCTGATGAGGATGTGCGGCATATCGGGCGGCTCGCCCGATTGTCGCTCACAGAAGACCAGGTTGAATGGCTCGGCCACGACCTCAACTCGATTCTGGACCACATCGGCACGATCCAGCAGCTTGAACTGTCCGGTGTGGAGCCCACCGCCCACGCCCTCGATGTTGTGAACTCGACGCGCGATGACGTTGTTCGCCCGGGCCTGGATCGCGATGCCGCTTTGCGCAACGCGCCTGCCGAGGAAGGCGGCGCGTTTGTGATCCCTCGCATCGTGGGCGGAGGGGATGACGCGTGA
- the lipA gene encoding lipoyl synthase, producing MRPRAYRHGHDAATRRMPAWLKRPLATPGKAAAVEGLLGELRLRTVCQSAKCPNRGECYASGTATFLIMGDACTRGCRFCAVDTREPAPLDADEPARVAEAARRMGLVHVVVTSVTRDDLPDGGAAHFVAVIEALRAAVPKAALEVLTSDFAGRLEGVDEVIDAGPDVFNHNVETVPRLYPEVRPGADYARSLAVLARAAGRHRATGAARTPAKSGLMLGFGESVDEVLGVMRDLRASGCETLTLGQYLRPSPAHLPVAEFVEPEVFTRLAREARAMGFAAVASAPFVRSSYHADELYQNS from the coding sequence ATGAGGCCGCGCGCTTACCGGCACGGTCACGACGCGGCCACAAGGCGGATGCCCGCGTGGCTCAAGCGTCCGCTTGCCACCCCCGGTAAGGCGGCCGCGGTCGAAGGGCTTCTCGGCGAGCTTAGGCTCCGAACCGTCTGTCAGAGCGCCAAGTGTCCGAACCGCGGTGAGTGCTACGCGAGCGGGACGGCGACATTTCTCATCATGGGCGACGCGTGCACGCGCGGTTGCCGCTTTTGCGCGGTCGACACGCGCGAGCCGGCGCCGCTCGACGCTGACGAGCCAGCGCGCGTGGCCGAGGCGGCGCGGCGGATGGGGCTTGTTCATGTGGTTGTCACGTCGGTGACCCGCGATGATCTGCCCGACGGCGGGGCGGCGCACTTTGTCGCGGTGATCGAGGCGTTGCGCGCCGCGGTGCCCAAAGCGGCCCTCGAGGTGCTCACGAGCGATTTCGCCGGCAGGCTCGAGGGCGTCGACGAGGTGATCGACGCTGGCCCTGATGTCTTCAACCACAACGTCGAGACGGTCCCGCGGCTCTACCCCGAGGTACGTCCCGGTGCCGACTACGCCCGCTCGCTTGCGGTGCTCGCACGTGCCGCGGGGCGCCATCGCGCGACCGGTGCTGCGCGCACTCCCGCGAAATCTGGCCTCATGCTCGGCTTCGGCGAGAGCGTCGACGAGGTGCTCGGCGTGATGCGCGACCTGCGCGCGTCGGGGTGCGAGACGCTCACCCTCGGCCAGTACCTGAGGCCGAGCCCGGCACACCTTCCCGTGGCTGAGTTCGTCGAGCCGGAGGTGTTCACGCGGCTCGCGCGTGAGGCGCGCGCGATGGGGTTTGCGGCGGTCGCCTCGGCGCCGTTCGTGCGCTCGAGCTACCACGCCGACGAGCTGTATCAGAACAGCTGA
- a CDS encoding diguanylate cyclase → MREILAMCVQLDTLAARTYRSFSMNCPDAGLAALFENLAREEETHVAWWSGLLTAWEQGLIPDVVSDPDDLLATLSRVRDDVRSAIPDDVTTLSPAEMLDIAAHFEFFMLDSVFTELLELTEPGRTGIHREAYSRHVERLIAAIEHSRGTDSLARFLARVFRRALRDNVALASYAVRDTQTGLYNRRGFISHLKQWVAWAHRYEHPLTVLLIDVDRFKDINDVHGHATGDAALLCIAKNLQSATRESDLVARYGGDEFAIVAPEADVAEYRFLAGRILDAVRTSVCHGAGGERLALSVSIGGGVLLPGSPHTEDTLDSLLAAADVSLYAAKSAGRDQAGAANVLDTTAAAP, encoded by the coding sequence ATGCGCGAAATCCTTGCGATGTGCGTTCAGCTCGATACGCTGGCGGCGCGAACATACCGCTCTTTCAGCATGAACTGCCCCGATGCCGGACTCGCTGCCCTGTTTGAGAACCTCGCGCGCGAAGAAGAGACGCATGTCGCATGGTGGAGCGGCCTGCTCACCGCATGGGAACAGGGCCTCATCCCTGATGTCGTGTCCGATCCGGACGACTTGCTCGCCACCCTCTCACGCGTCCGGGACGACGTGCGCTCAGCAATTCCCGATGACGTTACCACCCTGTCTCCCGCCGAGATGCTCGACATCGCAGCCCACTTCGAGTTCTTCATGCTCGACTCAGTCTTCACCGAACTGCTCGAGCTCACGGAACCGGGGCGCACGGGCATCCACCGCGAAGCGTACTCACGTCACGTCGAACGGCTCATCGCCGCGATCGAACATTCGCGTGGCACGGACTCTCTCGCTCGATTTCTTGCGCGCGTGTTCAGGCGCGCGCTTCGTGACAACGTCGCGCTCGCCTCCTACGCGGTACGCGACACGCAGACCGGGCTGTACAACCGGCGTGGGTTTATCAGCCACCTCAAGCAGTGGGTCGCGTGGGCACACCGCTACGAACACCCTCTCACGGTGCTCCTCATCGACGTCGACCGCTTCAAAGACATCAACGACGTGCACGGACACGCGACCGGCGACGCCGCGCTCCTGTGTATCGCGAAGAACCTTCAATCCGCTACACGTGAAAGCGACCTCGTCGCACGCTACGGGGGCGACGAGTTTGCCATCGTCGCTCCGGAAGCCGATGTAGCGGAGTATCGCTTCCTTGCCGGCCGCATTCTTGACGCGGTCCGTACCTCGGTCTGTCACGGTGCTGGCGGCGAGCGGCTCGCACTGTCGGTGAGCATCGGCGGCGGCGTGCTGCTTCCCGGAAGCCCGCACACCGAGGACACCCTCGACTCCCTGCTCGCCGCTGCCGACGTAAGTCTCTACGCGGCGAAATCGGCGGGACGCGACCAGGCCGGAGCGGCAAACGTGCTCGACACGACCGCCGCTGCACCGTAG
- a CDS encoding DUF2469 family protein: MDSIDELDMYEAEKRLALYNEYRDATRVFRYYVETELRAYLADQVTVEPVEAPGGTYFKVHLTDVWIYEAERPNRSAPEVVVYEVGPVHVQRLRVEE; the protein is encoded by the coding sequence ATGGACAGCATCGACGAACTGGACATGTATGAAGCCGAGAAACGGCTCGCGCTCTACAACGAGTACCGCGACGCGACGCGGGTCTTCCGTTACTACGTCGAGACGGAGTTGCGGGCCTACCTCGCCGATCAGGTTACCGTCGAGCCGGTCGAGGCACCGGGCGGGACGTACTTCAAGGTGCACTTGACCGACGTTTGGATCTACGAGGCCGAGCGGCCCAACCGGTCCGCTCCGGAGGTCGTCGTCTACGAGGTGGGTCCGGTACACGTCCAGCGTCTCAGGGTCGAGGAGTAG
- the lpdA gene encoding dihydrolipoyl dehydrogenase — protein MRIVVLGGGPGGYAAAFEAARLGAEVVLVERERLGGTCLNRGCIPTKTILRSAHIVRDTARAGEFGLTVPGVATVDVESLRARKEAVVDELVSQVEASAKRLKVRVVYGDGRLAGPRTVEVRPVCGAQTERFEGDAVILATGSVPFRLPMIDHDLSGVWTSDDAIALSEIPREVIIVGGGVIGLEFACAYVAFGSDVTVVELMEQVLPGTDRRVVKAIQAAIEEMGVRFFLGNAVESVAQEGDRVTATLRSGETLEADVVLSAPGRMPNSANLGYPEAGIEMDRAAVKVDEFFRTSVAGVWAIGDLIGGMMLAHVAEEEGVVAARNAVAELKTVGAAPHLESVRYECIPACVYTFPEVAVVGSSRDSAKERDINAVQAVAKFAANGKALGEGEAEGFVQIVAEEGSGRIVGAQIVGPHAVEIIHEIAVAMRHGLSVRDLAETVHAHPTVSEVVRFAALDAARKCGC, from the coding sequence ATGAGGATCGTGGTGCTAGGTGGAGGGCCGGGCGGGTACGCCGCCGCGTTCGAGGCGGCCCGGCTCGGTGCCGAAGTCGTGCTTGTTGAGAGAGAGCGCCTGGGCGGGACGTGTCTGAACCGGGGGTGCATCCCCACCAAGACCATCCTTCGTTCGGCGCACATCGTGCGCGACACCGCGCGCGCGGGCGAGTTCGGTCTCACCGTGCCCGGCGTGGCCACAGTCGATGTCGAGTCCTTGCGGGCCCGCAAGGAAGCGGTCGTCGACGAGCTCGTGAGCCAGGTCGAGGCAAGCGCGAAGCGGCTCAAGGTGCGTGTCGTTTACGGCGACGGCCGCCTCGCCGGGCCGCGCACCGTAGAGGTGCGACCTGTCTGTGGTGCGCAGACCGAGCGCTTCGAGGGCGACGCGGTCATCCTCGCGACGGGGTCTGTCCCGTTCCGCCTGCCGATGATCGACCACGACCTGTCTGGCGTGTGGACGAGCGACGACGCGATCGCGCTTAGCGAGATTCCCCGTGAGGTCATCATCGTGGGCGGCGGCGTGATCGGGCTCGAGTTCGCGTGCGCGTACGTGGCGTTTGGTTCGGACGTGACGGTGGTCGAACTTATGGAGCAAGTGCTCCCCGGCACCGACCGGCGCGTGGTGAAGGCGATCCAGGCCGCTATCGAAGAGATGGGTGTGCGCTTCTTCCTCGGCAACGCGGTCGAGAGTGTTGCGCAGGAAGGCGATCGTGTGACCGCGACGTTGCGCAGCGGCGAGACGCTCGAGGCCGATGTTGTGCTGTCGGCACCGGGACGCATGCCCAACTCGGCAAATCTCGGCTATCCCGAGGCTGGCATCGAGATGGATCGCGCGGCCGTGAAGGTCGACGAGTTCTTCCGCACGAGCGTTGCTGGCGTCTGGGCGATTGGTGACCTTATCGGCGGGATGATGCTCGCGCACGTCGCCGAGGAGGAGGGCGTTGTCGCGGCCCGTAACGCCGTCGCCGAGCTAAAAACTGTGGGTGCCGCGCCGCACCTCGAGAGTGTGCGCTACGAGTGCATTCCCGCGTGCGTCTACACATTCCCTGAGGTTGCGGTGGTAGGTTCTTCGCGCGACAGTGCCAAGGAACGCGACATCAACGCCGTGCAGGCGGTCGCGAAGTTCGCCGCCAACGGCAAGGCGCTCGGCGAGGGCGAGGCAGAGGGCTTCGTGCAGATCGTCGCCGAGGAGGGTTCCGGCCGCATCGTGGGCGCTCAGATAGTTGGCCCGCACGCTGTTGAGATAATCCATGAGATAGCCGTCGCGATGCGTCACGGGCTTTCAGTGCGCGATCTTGCCGAGACGGTGCACGCGCACCCCACGGTGAGCGAGGTCGTCAGGTTCGCCGCGCTTGACGCCGCCAGGAAGTGCGGTTGCTGA